One Deinococcus humi genomic window, CGTAGCTGGACGGCAGGGAACTGCGGATGGCTCCGCCGTTCACAATCGCCAGTTGGGTGTTATAAGTCGTGCGGTAAGCGTCGGCAATCAGGTCACCCAGCGCGACTTCTCCCAGGCGCTCGATGTTGTTGCCGCGCGGGAAGGTGTCGGTGGCGACCCCGATCTTGGCATCGAGTTGCGCGGCCAGTTGGGTGCGGTAGGGGGCCAGCACCTGCACCACTGCTGGGTCAGGCGTGACCTCGCTGGCAAAGGGAGTGATGAATGTGCTGGCCGCTTTGGTCACACTCTTGGTGGCCGGGTCATAGGTCACGCTGACCCGGGCGTAGCTGGCCCCCTTGCTCAGATTCTCGACGACCAGCGCGCCGCCGATGGTGCCGCTGTATTGAAAGTTGGTGTGGTCTCCCAGGATCACATCGAAGCCCGTCAGGCCCTCCAGAGTGCCGCTCTGCATGTGGACCGAAGCAACTGTGCCGGAGCCAAAGAGAAGTTGAGCGCCGGATGGTCAGGTGAGTTTCAGGCGCAGGCAACTGGCAACCAGCCGGGCCGCGAGCAGCGCCAGCAGCGTGACCACACTGCCCATCAGCACCCACTCACCGAACTTCACATACGGCGTCACTCCAGTCGCCACATCGAACGGAACGCGGTAGGCGGCGCGCTCCCCCCTGGGCGCACGGAACACCGTCCGGCCCCAGGGATCGACCACGGCGCTGACCCCATCATTTCCGGCGCGGAGCAGAAAGCGGCGGGTTTCGATGGCACGCAGGCGGCCCATCTGAAAATGTTGCTCCGCACCGGCCCCCCGGCCAAACCACGCGTCGTTGGAGATCACCATCAGAACAGTTGCGCCGGCCCGCACCGCCTGCCGGGCCAGCGCGGGAAACACGGACTCGTAACAGATGCTGACGCCCGCGCGTAGCGCCCCCAGCGGCAGCACCGTGAGGGCCGTGCCCGGCGTGGTGCTGGTGTAGCCGGACATCCCCAGCCCTCCCAGCACCGCCCGGTAGACGCCGCCCAGCGCGTGTTCGAACGGCAGGGTTGCCCCAAACGGGACCAGCACCCGTTTGTCCTGACGGCCCGTGACCTGCCCGTACACGCCGTAGGCGCTGTTGCGCACCTGTCCGGGTACGTCTCCCGGTGCGCCGACGACCATCGGGACGTTCAGGCGCTGAAGGGCGCTCAGGGCCGCAGGTTCGGAAGGTGCCCGTGGGCTGGCCGTCTCGGGCCACACCACCAGTTGTGCTGGGCCAGCGGCCAGTGCAGCGCGGGTGAGCTTCAGGTACAGATTCCACTCTGCTGCCGAACGCCCCTGGGCTTTCACGCGCGGATCAACGGCCCCCTGGACGAGGACGGCGGTGCGGGTGGGAGCCTGTTCAGGCGGGGGAACCCCAGGCCCCAGGCCAGGCTGCCCAGCCAGACGACGGCCAGGCCAGCGCCGAGTGCTGGCCGCTGCGCCGTTTCCAGGCCAGCGAGAACGCTGGCGGTCAGGGTCACCAGCAAGGGCAACAGCGAGAGGCCTCCCAGGCTGGCCAGTTGGGCCAGTGGCCCGCTGGCCAGTGCGTACCCCGGCGCTCCCCAGGGAAAGGCGAACGGACCGGTGGCCCGCAGCGCTTCAGTCAGGACCCAAGCGAAGGGCAGGACCAGCAGGGTGCGCGGCCCGAAAGCCCAGCGCGTCAGGGCCAGGGGCGCGGCCCAGGTCAGTGCCGCTGCAGGCAACA contains:
- the lnt gene encoding apolipoprotein N-acyltransferase; protein product: MAGQPGLGPGVPPPEQAPTRTAVLVQGAVDPRVKAQGRSAAEWNLYLKLTRAALAAGPAQLVVWPETASPRAPSEPAALSALQRLNVPMVVGAPGDVPGQVRNSAYGVYGQVTGRQDKRVLVPFGATLPFEHALGGVYRAVLGGLGMSGYTSTTPGTALTVLPLGALRAGVSICYESVFPALARQAVRAGATVLMVISNDAWFGRGAGAEQHFQMGRLRAIETRRFLLRAGNDGVSAVVDPWGRTVFRAPRGERAAYRVPFDVATGVTPYVKFGEWVLMGSVVTLLALLAARLVASCLRLKLT